A section of the Roseovarius sp. W115 genome encodes:
- a CDS encoding PaaI family thioesterase → MGKLPEISPYVIEKINKSFTAQTMMETLGAKLALIEKGCVVIEAPILNSSLQQQGFAHAGLTFSIGDSAAGYSALTLLPENHEVLTSEMKINLLAPGEGDALIARGRVIRPGRRLMVVQSDVFAVKDGQERHIALLTGTMVPVDLSRS, encoded by the coding sequence ATGGGAAAACTCCCCGAAATATCCCCTTATGTAATTGAAAAGATAAATAAGAGTTTTACTGCGCAAACGATGATGGAGACGCTCGGCGCGAAGCTGGCTCTTATCGAAAAGGGTTGTGTAGTGATCGAAGCTCCGATTTTAAACAGCAGTTTACAGCAACAGGGCTTTGCGCATGCCGGGCTTACATTTTCGATCGGAGATAGTGCAGCTGGCTACTCTGCATTGACCTTATTGCCTGAAAATCACGAAGTTTTGACAAGTGAGATGAAGATCAATCTGCTCGCACCGGGAGAAGGCGACGCGCTTATTGCGCGAGGGCGCGTGATTCGTCCAGGGCGACGGCTGATGGTTGTCCAGTCAGATGTGTTCGCTGTGAAAGACGGGCAAGAACGTCATATTGCGTTGCTGACCGGCACCATGGTGCCGGTCGATCTCTCCCGCAGTTAG
- a CDS encoding agmatine deiminase family protein, with amino-acid sequence MKRRTLLQGMAAGLGFGGTISSAQSKTFFVPAEEAPHECTFMQWPVSRKVYSHSGFLKLVQAKIAEVANLIAEFEPVVMLADAEHHAQIAPLLSGNVTLWNIPTEDLWCRDSGPIFAIDGAGNRVIQHIKFNGWGNKQTHAHDSQIAPRVAELLNLPLLDTSLKGEGGGIEQDGHGLLMAHESSWVIRNRNPGRSREDVENALLQAFGASKMIWAPGLKDYDITDYHIDALARFTGPGGVLMNLPPEPLPDDPFYNAMIETYDVLIARGLDVDVIPEPNRRRVKSYDFVASYVNYYVCNGAVITSEFGDAETDAKARQALMAHFPEREIVMMNADILGELGGGIHCATQQMPRA; translated from the coding sequence GTGAAACGACGCACGCTCTTGCAGGGTATGGCCGCTGGTCTTGGTTTTGGAGGGACAATATCATCGGCCCAAAGCAAAACGTTTTTTGTTCCTGCGGAAGAAGCACCACATGAATGCACCTTCATGCAATGGCCCGTCAGCAGAAAGGTCTATTCACACAGCGGCTTTCTTAAACTTGTGCAGGCAAAGATCGCCGAAGTCGCGAACCTCATCGCGGAATTTGAACCTGTTGTGATGTTGGCCGATGCGGAACACCATGCGCAGATCGCCCCCCTCCTTTCTGGCAACGTCACGTTGTGGAACATCCCGACCGAAGATCTCTGGTGTCGCGACTCGGGCCCGATTTTTGCCATTGATGGAGCTGGAAACAGGGTCATCCAGCACATCAAGTTCAATGGCTGGGGAAACAAGCAGACGCATGCACATGACAGCCAAATTGCCCCTCGCGTGGCAGAGCTTTTGAATCTGCCTCTCTTGGACACGTCTCTCAAAGGCGAAGGCGGAGGCATTGAACAGGACGGGCATGGGCTTTTGATGGCGCATGAAAGCTCGTGGGTGATCCGAAACCGAAATCCGGGACGGTCCCGCGAGGACGTTGAAAACGCCTTGCTGCAAGCCTTTGGCGCCTCAAAAATGATCTGGGCGCCCGGCCTTAAAGATTACGACATCACCGATTATCACATAGACGCCCTGGCGCGCTTTACCGGGCCGGGAGGGGTTTTGATGAACTTACCGCCAGAACCGCTGCCTGACGATCCATTCTACAACGCCATGATAGAGACCTATGACGTCCTGATCGCCCGCGGCCTTGATGTCGATGTCATCCCGGAACCAAACCGAAGACGGGTCAAGAGCTATGATTTCGTTGCCTCATACGTGAATTACTACGTTTGCAATGGCGCGGTGATCACCTCGGAATTTGGCGATGCGGAAACCGACGCCAAGGCGCGGCAAGCGCTCATGGCACACTTCCCAGAACGGGAGATTGTGATGATGAATGCAGATATACTTGGCGAACTTGGCGGCGGCATCCATTGCGCAACACAGCAAATGCCAAGGGCTTAG
- a CDS encoding MOSC domain-containing protein, with translation MPALLPTDHYARVTWLGFVKTQEDGIRSEPLTSVDVGWDGVPGEFHGGRTRPSCVRVKDQHEEGTEIANVRQFSVLSAEELADISKEVGLDEMNPEWMGASIVVEGIDDFTHIPPSSRLQSDEGTTLVIDMENRPCIWPGKELEKDHEGYGKLFKPAARHRRGVTAWVERPGPLSIGDTLRLHVPDQRPWMHHADCLTGKAY, from the coding sequence ATGCCCGCGTTATTGCCCACAGATCACTATGCTCGCGTTACCTGGCTTGGGTTCGTCAAAACGCAGGAGGATGGGATCCGGTCTGAGCCGCTGACATCGGTGGATGTCGGTTGGGATGGTGTGCCGGGCGAGTTCCATGGTGGCCGGACGCGACCTTCCTGTGTGCGGGTCAAGGATCAGCACGAAGAAGGCACCGAGATTGCCAATGTACGTCAGTTTTCGGTGCTCTCTGCCGAAGAACTTGCCGATATCTCGAAAGAGGTTGGGTTGGACGAAATGAACCCTGAATGGATGGGGGCCTCAATTGTGGTTGAGGGGATTGACGACTTTACGCACATTCCCCCCTCTTCGCGTTTGCAGTCTGATGAGGGCACGACTTTGGTTATCGATATGGAAAACCGCCCCTGCATCTGGCCCGGCAAGGAGCTTGAGAAAGATCACGAGGGGTACGGCAAACTCTTCAAACCCGCCGCACGTCACAGGCGCGGTGTGACGGCGTGGGTTGAACGACCTGGGCCACTCAGCATAGGGGACACATTGCGCCTGCATGTCCCTGATCAGCGCCCATGGATGCACCATGCAGACTGCCTGACCGGTAAGGCGTACTAA
- the folD gene encoding bifunctional methylenetetrahydrofolate dehydrogenase/methenyltetrahydrofolate cyclohydrolase FolD, with amino-acid sequence MTAQIIDGKAFAGTVREKVAGHVARLKEEHGITPGLAVVLVGEDPASQVYVRSKGKQTVEVGMKSVEHKLDADTSEEDLLAVVDQLNNDPDIHGILVQLPLPGHLNEDLVINSIDPAKDVDGFHISNVGLLGTGQKSMVPCTPLGCLMMLRDHHGSLSGLDAVVVGRSNIVGKPMAQLLLGDSCTVTIAHSRTKDLPDVVRRADIVVAAVGRPEMVPGDWIKEGATVIDVGINRIERDGKNKLVGDVDFASASERAGAITPVPGGVGPMTIACLLANTVTACCRANGLAEPEGLTA; translated from the coding sequence ATGACAGCGCAGATCATTGACGGCAAAGCCTTTGCCGGCACCGTTCGGGAAAAAGTCGCAGGCCATGTGGCGCGGTTGAAAGAAGAGCACGGCATCACACCCGGCTTGGCCGTGGTGCTGGTCGGGGAAGACCCCGCTTCTCAGGTTTATGTGCGCTCCAAAGGCAAACAAACTGTCGAGGTGGGCATGAAGTCTGTCGAGCACAAACTGGATGCCGATACGTCCGAAGAGGATCTTCTGGCCGTTGTCGATCAGCTTAACAACGATCCTGATATTCATGGGATTTTGGTGCAGCTGCCCTTACCTGGGCATCTCAACGAGGATCTTGTGATCAACTCAATCGATCCTGCCAAAGATGTCGATGGGTTCCACATCTCCAATGTGGGCCTGTTGGGCACTGGTCAGAAATCTATGGTGCCCTGTACGCCTTTGGGCTGTCTGATGATGCTGCGCGACCATCACGGGTCACTTAGCGGTCTGGATGCTGTGGTTGTGGGACGCTCTAACATTGTGGGCAAACCCATGGCGCAACTCTTGCTCGGCGATAGCTGCACCGTGACGATCGCACATAGCCGGACGAAGGACCTTCCAGATGTTGTGCGTCGCGCCGATATTGTGGTGGCTGCTGTGGGCCGCCCTGAAATGGTCCCCGGTGACTGGATCAAGGAAGGGGCCACCGTCATTGACGTAGGCATCAACCGGATTGAGCGCGACGGCAAGAACAAGCTTGTGGGCGATGTGGACTTTGCCAGCGCGTCCGAACGAGCCGGGGCGATCACGCCCGTGCCGGGCGGTGTGGGGCCTATGACCATTGCTTGTCTGTTGGCCAACACGGTCACTGCTTGCTGCCGTGCCAACGGATTGGCCGAACCTGAGGGTTTGACAGCCTAA
- a CDS encoding formate--tetrahydrofolate ligase has product MSYKSDIEIAREAKKQPIQAVGDKLGIPTEHLLPYGHDKAKVSQDYINSVQKNKDGKLILVTAINPTPAGEGKTTTTVGLGDGLNRIGKKAMICIREASLGPNFGMKGGAAGGGYAQVVPMEDMNLHFTGDFHAITSAHSLLSAMIDNHIYWGNEQEIDVRRVQWRRVVDMNDRALRQINVSLGGVANGFPREGGFDITVASEVMAILCLARDLKDLEKRLGDMIVAYRRDRTPVFCRDIKAEGAMTVLLKDAMQPNLVQTLENNPAFVHGGPFANIAHGCNSVIATTTALKIADYVVTEAGFGADLGAEKFMNIKCRKAGLAPSAVVLVATVRAMKMNGGVAKADLGAENVDAVKNGCPNLGRHIENVKSFGVPVVVAINHFVTDTDAEVQAVKDYVSEHGAEAVVSKHWEFGSEGSEDLAKKVVEVVDAGNANFAPIYPDDMSLFEKVETIAKRIYRADEVLADKKIRDQLKLWEEQGYGNLPVCMAKTQYSFSTDPNLRGAPTGHSVPVREVRLSAGAGFVVVVCGEIMTMPGLPSKPAAENIHLNDSGQIEGLF; this is encoded by the coding sequence ATGAGCTACAAGTCCGACATTGAAATCGCCCGCGAGGCCAAGAAACAGCCGATCCAAGCGGTCGGCGACAAGCTTGGCATTCCGACCGAGCATCTACTGCCCTATGGCCATGACAAGGCGAAGGTGAGCCAGGATTACATCAATTCGGTTCAGAAGAACAAAGATGGCAAGCTCATCCTTGTAACCGCGATCAACCCGACGCCTGCGGGCGAAGGAAAGACGACAACGACCGTGGGTCTGGGCGATGGTCTCAACCGCATCGGCAAGAAGGCGATGATCTGCATTCGCGAGGCGTCGCTTGGCCCGAACTTCGGGATGAAGGGTGGAGCCGCGGGCGGTGGCTATGCGCAGGTTGTGCCGATGGAGGATATGAACCTGCATTTCACGGGCGACTTCCACGCGATCACTTCGGCGCACTCGTTACTCTCGGCGATGATCGACAACCACATCTATTGGGGAAATGAGCAAGAGATTGACGTGCGCCGGGTGCAATGGCGCCGTGTCGTGGACATGAATGATCGTGCCCTGCGTCAGATCAACGTGTCGCTTGGCGGTGTGGCCAATGGCTTCCCGCGCGAGGGCGGGTTTGACATCACGGTGGCATCTGAGGTCATGGCGATCCTGTGCCTGGCCAGAGACCTCAAGGACCTTGAAAAGCGCTTGGGCGATATGATTGTGGCCTACCGCCGCGATCGCACACCGGTTTTCTGCCGTGATATCAAGGCAGAAGGGGCGATGACGGTTCTGCTCAAGGACGCGATGCAGCCCAACCTTGTGCAGACACTAGAAAACAACCCGGCCTTTGTGCATGGCGGCCCGTTCGCCAATATCGCGCATGGCTGTAACTCGGTGATTGCGACGACAACGGCGCTGAAGATTGCCGATTACGTGGTGACCGAAGCGGGCTTTGGAGCGGACCTTGGGGCCGAGAAGTTCATGAACATCAAATGCCGCAAGGCGGGGCTTGCGCCGTCGGCAGTGGTGCTGGTGGCGACCGTGAGGGCGATGAAGATGAATGGCGGTGTGGCTAAGGCCGATCTTGGCGCGGAGAATGTTGATGCGGTCAAGAATGGCTGCCCGAACCTTGGGCGTCACATCGAGAACGTCAAATCCTTTGGTGTGCCGGTCGTTGTGGCGATTAACCACTTTGTCACCGACACCGATGCTGAAGTCCAGGCGGTGAAGGACTATGTGTCTGAGCACGGTGCTGAGGCGGTTGTCTCCAAGCATTGGGAATTTGGCTCGGAAGGGTCTGAGGATCTCGCCAAGAAAGTGGTTGAGGTTGTGGATGCGGGCAATGCCAACTTTGCGCCGATTTATCCTGATGACATGAGCCTCTTTGAAAAGGTCGAGACCATCGCCAAGCGCATCTACCGCGCCGATGAGGTTTTGGCCGACAAGAAAATCCGCGATCAGCTCAAGCTCTGGGAAGAGCAGGGGTACGGCAACCTTCCGGTCTGCATGGCGAAGACACAGTACAGTTTCTCGACTGATCCGAACCTGCGCGGCGCGCCGACAGGCCATTCCGTGCCTGTTCGCGAAGTGCGTCTGAGTGCGGGTGCCGGGTTCGTCGTTGTTGTCTGCGGTGAGATCATGACCATGCCTGGTCTGCCCAGCAAACCGGCGGCCGAGAACATTCATCTCAATGACAGCGGCCAGATTGAAGGGCTGTTTTAA
- a CDS encoding methyltransferase domain-containing protein: protein MGTGDVYDLGCGNGAMGDALRALAGGRAVIGVDASPSMLEKARMVKAYSSVSQADIASWRAPRKPGLIFSNAALHWVGHHEKLMPQLAEMLGKGGTLAVQMPHQNKAPSHRVWLGLVEEMFPGRVEKMGTPGVMAPVKYEELLSSMGQFRLWETEYYQRLVAESGSHPVRRFTESTYARPVLQALDEGEKTALIKRYEEAMHAAYPVRKDGSVLFPFRRMFFTLTM from the coding sequence CTGGGCACCGGAGATGTCTACGACCTTGGCTGCGGCAATGGCGCTATGGGAGATGCCCTTCGCGCTCTGGCGGGTGGTCGTGCCGTGATCGGCGTTGATGCCAGCCCCTCGATGCTGGAAAAGGCGCGCATGGTCAAAGCCTATAGCAGCGTCAGCCAGGCCGATATTGCCAGCTGGCGCGCACCGCGCAAGCCTGGCCTTATCTTTTCCAACGCGGCACTGCATTGGGTTGGCCACCACGAAAAGCTGATGCCGCAATTGGCCGAGATGCTTGGCAAGGGCGGGACGCTGGCCGTGCAAATGCCGCATCAGAACAAGGCGCCGTCACACCGTGTCTGGCTGGGTTTGGTTGAGGAAATGTTCCCTGGTCGTGTTGAAAAGATGGGCACACCTGGTGTCATGGCGCCTGTGAAATATGAAGAGCTGTTATCTTCCATGGGCCAGTTCAGGCTTTGGGAAACCGAGTATTATCAGCGTCTTGTGGCCGAGTCAGGAAGCCATCCTGTGCGTCGTTTTACCGAAAGCACCTATGCGCGACCTGTTCTGCAGGCGCTTGATGAAGGTGAGAAAACCGCACTGATCAAACGCTACGAAGAGGCAATGCATGCCGCCTATCCGGTGCGTAAAGATGGTTCGGTTCTGTTCCCGTTCCGCCGGATGTTTTTCACTCTGACCATGTGA
- the pdeM gene encoding ligase-associated DNA damage response endonuclease PdeM: MNGYDFTLAGAQLTALGSGALYWRDQNLLCVSDMHLGKAERRARLGDAILPPYETHDTLSRLQSDLDITRAGTVICLGDSFDDTQAAVSLREAEKLWIARLQAGRRWVWIEGNHDPGPVDLGGTHLSELPLPPLVFRHIAKPGQSGEISGHYHPKVTLPVRGRAITRPAFLIDSDRVIMPAFGTYTGGLRSHDTALCDLMRREAIAVLTGTTPRAAPMPRG, encoded by the coding sequence ATGAACGGCTATGATTTCACCCTCGCAGGCGCGCAGCTGACCGCGCTTGGGTCCGGCGCGCTTTATTGGCGTGACCAGAATCTGCTATGCGTCTCGGACATGCATCTGGGCAAGGCTGAGCGCCGCGCGCGGCTGGGCGATGCCATCCTGCCACCCTATGAAACCCACGACACCCTGTCGCGTTTGCAAAGTGATCTCGACATCACAAGGGCTGGAACGGTGATCTGTCTTGGCGACAGTTTTGACGACACACAAGCGGCCGTATCGCTTCGTGAGGCCGAGAAGCTCTGGATTGCACGTTTGCAGGCCGGGCGTCGCTGGGTTTGGATAGAGGGTAACCATGACCCGGGTCCGGTGGATCTTGGTGGCACGCATCTGTCCGAGTTACCGCTGCCGCCGCTGGTCTTTCGTCATATCGCAAAGCCAGGGCAAAGTGGTGAAATCTCAGGGCATTATCATCCAAAGGTCACTTTACCAGTCAGAGGTCGTGCTATTACAAGACCAGCGTTTCTGATTGACAGTGACCGTGTGATCATGCCCGCCTTCGGCACCTATACCGGCGGGTTACGCAGCCATGACACAGCTCTTTGTGATCTCATGCGACGCGAAGCAATCGCTGTTCTGACCGGCACCACACCCCGCGCCGCACCAATGCCGCGTGGTTAA
- a CDS encoding LytTR family DNA-binding domain-containing protein, with product MASAENIKLSVAENLRMMMSPITGVVWLLTVILTVLAGPFGTFESMELSARALYWISVVSLALVCGYVVRGVILVMIGRDRPALFDLAASIVVTVVFTPILVLIGRGVERVLGGMPPEFPNVVIYTFAVAFAAYVSRRVVVRAEECTYPFLENDDEQSEPRLMSRLSPEIRGKIIRISGQDHHVEIATSAGSETLRLRLTDAISEMDEVEGYCTHRSHWVAREAIVQVTRENSHKINIVLSNGDVVPVSRKYKPCLEEADII from the coding sequence ATGGCGTCTGCAGAAAACATTAAACTGAGCGTTGCCGAAAACCTTCGGATGATGATGTCACCGATTACAGGTGTCGTTTGGCTTTTGACCGTCATCCTTACTGTACTGGCCGGTCCATTCGGAACGTTTGAGAGCATGGAGCTTTCGGCACGCGCGCTGTACTGGATATCTGTCGTATCTCTGGCCTTAGTTTGTGGCTACGTTGTACGTGGTGTCATTCTGGTGATGATCGGGCGTGATCGGCCCGCACTCTTCGATCTCGCAGCCAGTATTGTCGTGACTGTGGTGTTCACCCCCATTCTGGTTCTGATCGGCAGAGGTGTTGAACGCGTGTTGGGTGGTATGCCGCCCGAATTTCCAAATGTTGTCATCTACACGTTTGCTGTGGCTTTCGCCGCCTATGTTTCTCGTCGGGTTGTTGTGCGCGCAGAGGAGTGCACCTACCCGTTTCTCGAAAACGATGACGAACAAAGTGAACCCCGCCTCATGAGTCGATTGAGTCCAGAAATCAGGGGTAAGATCATCCGTATTTCAGGTCAGGATCACCATGTGGAGATTGCAACCTCTGCGGGGTCGGAAACACTTCGTTTGCGTCTGACTGATGCGATTAGTGAAATGGATGAAGTCGAAGGGTATTGCACGCATCGATCGCACTGGGTGGCGCGCGAGGCCATTGTCCAAGTGACGCGTGAGAACAGTCACAAAATCAATATCGTGCTGTCCAATGGAGATGTGGTTCCGGTAAGCCGCAAATATAAACCGTGTTTGGAAGAGGCTGACATCATCTAA
- the ftsH gene encoding ATP-dependent zinc metalloprotease FtsH, with amino-acid sequence MGNARNLAFWLVLFLLILALFNLFSGSGNTLQSRAIPYSEFVQAVDGGEVAQVTLDGENVRFRGNDGNDYVTVKPEDAEITKLLIDAGIPVAAESQEQSGFQSFIITLLPFILLIGVWIYFMNRMQGGGKGGAMGFGKSRAKLLTEKHGRVTFDDVAGIDEAKEELEEIVEFLRNPQKFSRLGGKIPKGALLVGPPGTGKTLLARAIAGEAGVPFFTISGSDFVEMFVGVGASRVRDMFEQAKKNAPCIVFIDEIDAVGRHRGAGYGGGNDEREQTLNQLLVEMDGFEANEGVIIIAATNRKDVLDPALLRPGRFDRQVTVPNPDIKGREKILAVHARKTPLGPDVDLRIIARGSPGFSGADLANLVNEAALMAARVGRRFVTMEDFEQAKDKVMMGAERRSMVLTPEQKEKTAYHEAGHAIVGLALPQCDPVYKATIIPRGGALGMVVSLPEIDRLNWHRSECEEKLAMTMAGKAAEIIKYGEDNVSNGPAGDIQQASSLSRAMVLRWGMSDKVGNVDYEQAHEGYMGNGAGGFSISAATKELIEEEVKRLIDDAYETAHKILTEKKDDWERLAQGLLEYETLTGEEIERVIRGEPPEADDDSGSAPSAEDDKPSLTAIPKTKPRSEPKSGDGGMEPEPSA; translated from the coding sequence TTGGGCAACGCGCGCAATCTCGCCTTCTGGCTGGTGCTGTTTTTGTTGATCCTGGCACTGTTCAATCTGTTCAGCGGTTCGGGCAACACTCTGCAAAGCCGGGCAATCCCGTATTCGGAATTCGTGCAGGCGGTTGATGGCGGCGAGGTGGCCCAAGTCACGCTTGATGGTGAGAACGTTCGCTTCCGTGGGAATGACGGCAATGACTACGTTACAGTCAAGCCGGAAGATGCTGAAATCACGAAGCTTTTGATTGATGCGGGTATTCCGGTCGCTGCTGAATCCCAAGAGCAATCAGGCTTCCAGAGTTTCATCATCACGCTGCTGCCCTTCATCCTGCTGATAGGTGTCTGGATCTATTTCATGAACCGGATGCAAGGCGGCGGCAAAGGCGGTGCGATGGGCTTTGGCAAGTCCCGCGCCAAGCTTTTGACCGAGAAACACGGACGGGTCACATTTGATGATGTGGCGGGAATCGACGAGGCCAAGGAAGAGCTTGAAGAGATCGTAGAGTTCCTGCGCAATCCGCAGAAATTCTCTCGCCTTGGTGGCAAAATTCCCAAAGGTGCGCTTTTGGTTGGACCTCCTGGGACCGGTAAAACGCTTCTTGCGCGGGCGATTGCCGGTGAGGCAGGTGTGCCATTCTTCACCATCTCGGGTTCTGATTTCGTGGAAATGTTTGTCGGTGTTGGCGCAAGCCGCGTGCGCGACATGTTCGAGCAAGCCAAGAAAAACGCACCTTGCATTGTGTTCATCGACGAGATTGATGCGGTGGGTCGCCACCGGGGTGCCGGATATGGTGGCGGCAATGATGAGCGGGAACAGACGCTGAACCAATTGCTTGTTGAGATGGACGGCTTTGAGGCCAACGAAGGTGTGATCATCATCGCGGCTACGAACCGTAAAGATGTGCTTGATCCGGCACTTCTGCGTCCAGGCCGGTTTGACCGTCAGGTCACTGTGCCGAACCCTGATATCAAGGGCCGTGAGAAAATTCTGGCCGTACACGCACGCAAGACGCCGTTGGGTCCGGATGTCGATCTGCGCATCATCGCGCGCGGCTCGCCAGGCTTTTCCGGTGCGGACCTCGCCAACCTCGTGAATGAGGCCGCGTTGATGGCGGCGCGTGTGGGGCGCCGATTCGTAACTATGGAAGACTTCGAGCAAGCCAAGGACAAAGTCATGATGGGCGCAGAGCGCCGGTCGATGGTCCTGACGCCTGAGCAAAAGGAAAAGACCGCGTATCACGAGGCGGGGCACGCCATTGTTGGTCTTGCCTTGCCGCAATGTGACCCGGTCTACAAGGCGACGATCATCCCGCGCGGGGGTGCGCTGGGTATGGTTGTGTCCTTGCCTGAGATTGATCGCCTGAACTGGCATCGTTCTGAATGCGAGGAAAAGCTCGCCATGACGATGGCGGGCAAGGCGGCTGAGATCATCAAGTATGGCGAAGACAATGTCTCAAACGGCCCGGCCGGTGATATTCAGCAAGCCTCTAGTTTGTCGCGCGCCATGGTGCTGCGTTGGGGCATGTCCGACAAGGTTGGTAACGTTGACTACGAACAGGCCCATGAAGGTTATATGGGCAACGGGGCCGGCGGGTTCTCTATCTCTGCAGCGACCAAGGAATTGATCGAAGAAGAGGTCAAGCGCCTGATTGATGACGCGTATGAGACTGCACACAAGATTCTGACCGAGAAGAAAGACGACTGGGAGCGGCTGGCACAGGGGCTCTTGGAATATGAAACCCTGACCGGTGAAGAGATCGAGCGTGTCATTCGGGGCGAGCCGCCAGAGGCAGATGACGATTCCGGTAGTGCACCTTCGGCTGAAGACGACAAACCGTCTCTCACGGCCATTCCCAAAACAAAGCCGCGCTCAGAGCCAAAGAGCGGAGATGGCGGCATGGAGCCCGAACCCTCAGCGTGA
- a CDS encoding outer membrane protein, which yields MFKQAVLPVCACLCAVSVAQADPVDHGQWSGFYTGATLNNAGGTNKTIGNRFTFNQNQAVNRVDHSYEGFGLSGFIGWNKRVGRVVYGGEFSLSADDLSSELTFNADNDIDQVEIQWSGNITGRYGQVYGDTLLYAKGGVSFARIRNIGGDVNGGALTLSDAYMRNDLYFGPLLAIGAERFFNENWLLRVEYSITDYGNFTQANQDGVPNSQRYTVSNGPVQKLSLGVAFQF from the coding sequence ATGTTTAAACAGGCCGTTCTTCCAGTATGCGCATGCCTTTGCGCCGTGTCAGTTGCCCAAGCCGACCCCGTGGACCACGGGCAATGGTCTGGTTTTTACACTGGCGCGACCCTGAATAACGCAGGTGGAACAAACAAGACGATCGGAAATCGCTTTACCTTTAACCAGAACCAAGCCGTGAACCGTGTCGATCATTCCTACGAGGGTTTTGGTCTCAGCGGTTTCATTGGATGGAACAAACGTGTTGGAAGAGTGGTTTATGGTGGTGAATTCTCCCTCTCTGCCGATGATCTGAGCTCGGAACTTACATTCAATGCTGACAACGATATCGATCAGGTCGAAATTCAATGGTCTGGGAACATCACTGGACGGTACGGGCAGGTATATGGCGACACGTTGCTCTATGCCAAAGGCGGTGTGTCATTTGCAAGGATCCGCAACATTGGCGGCGATGTGAATGGTGGGGCGCTAACTCTTTCAGACGCTTACATGCGAAACGACCTGTATTTCGGGCCTCTTCTTGCCATCGGCGCAGAGCGCTTCTTTAACGAAAACTGGTTACTGCGCGTTGAATATAGCATAACCGATTATGGCAACTTCACTCAGGCCAACCAAGACGGCGTACCAAACTCTCAAAGGTACACAGTTAGCAATGGCCCGGTGCAAAAGTTGTCTTTAGGTGTTGCCTTCCAGTTTTGA